A genomic segment from Propionibacteriaceae bacterium ZF39 encodes:
- a CDS encoding ArsR family transcriptional regulator, which yields MSDRIDDLERRVAAVEELLAEQQGTAGKPGSSDAPGVEGGPLWALDGFRRRIGDTDSGGVMFMGIFRPTPPSDPEKAEQDSAPTPAGRPAIEWQYGRPADYLLDQDWANAAPALAALGHPVRVDLLRRVLNGTTATKDLVETEGLGTSGQLHHHLRTLVSAGWLRQRTRGDYEVPGPRVIPLLAILTAVLE from the coding sequence ATGTCCGATCGCATCGACGACCTCGAGCGCCGCGTCGCTGCGGTGGAAGAACTCCTCGCCGAACAACAGGGAACGGCCGGCAAGCCCGGAAGTTCTGACGCGCCCGGGGTCGAGGGCGGCCCGCTTTGGGCGCTCGACGGATTCCGCAGGCGCATCGGCGACACCGACAGCGGCGGTGTCATGTTCATGGGCATCTTCCGGCCGACACCACCCTCCGACCCCGAAAAAGCCGAGCAGGATTCTGCTCCAACGCCCGCGGGCCGGCCGGCGATCGAGTGGCAGTACGGCCGTCCGGCGGACTATCTCCTCGACCAGGACTGGGCGAACGCCGCCCCCGCGCTTGCGGCTCTCGGCCACCCGGTGCGGGTCGACCTGCTCAGACGCGTACTCAACGGCACGACCGCCACGAAGGACCTCGTCGAGACGGAGGGTCTCGGCACCTCCGGTCAGCTCCACCACCACCTCCGCACCCTCGTCTCGGCCGGCTGGTTGCGTCAGCGCACAAGGGGCGACTATGAAGTCCCCGGCCCACGGGTCATCCCGCTCCTGGCCATCCTCACGGCCGTTCTGGAGTGA
- a CDS encoding VOC family protein: MITALHALIYSDDAAATRAFFKDVLRWPFISDQGESADPNDWLIFRSGPSELGVHPTVSVHESKEYRSPRHHSVSLMCDDLETTMAELAERGAEFNGETQNLGFGVGVNVKVPGADDILLYQAYYPPAY; encoded by the coding sequence ATGATCACCGCACTGCACGCGCTCATCTATTCCGATGACGCCGCCGCGACCCGCGCGTTCTTCAAAGACGTTCTGCGATGGCCCTTCATTTCGGACCAGGGGGAGTCCGCCGATCCCAATGACTGGCTGATCTTCAGGTCCGGGCCCAGCGAGCTGGGCGTACACCCCACCGTCTCCGTCCATGAGAGCAAGGAATATCGCTCGCCCCGGCACCACTCCGTCTCGCTCATGTGTGACGACCTCGAAACCACGATGGCCGAGTTGGCCGAGCGGGGTGCGGAGTTCAACGGCGAGACCCAGAACCTGGGCTTCGGCGTCGGGGTCAACGTGAAGGTGCCGGGGGCGGACGACATCCTGCTCTACCAGGCGTACTACCCACCGGCGTACTGA
- a CDS encoding gluconokinase, with translation MTGRVPATGQADLIIGLDVGTTAAKATAFRVGGSGEIVALAVAEYPLMQPRPGQQTQDPETVVAACQGALRRVVAEVGAERVLAIACSTAMHALVGLDADYRPLTPLITWADARATDQARNLILTGQARELHQRSGTPVHPMSPLVKLMWFADNESQLCRRVRWWVDLKGWLLCHLTGEVVMDLSSASGTGLLDLTTRDWWPATLDLAGVAPEQAPPVVSTTLVMSLAAAPARAVGLPTGLPVISGAGDGPLGNLGTGALEPGVGGLSLGTSGSLRTVVDEPDIDPDGRLFCYALTEDAWVVGGAISNGGIVARWTLNLLGIAEDEELAQLAARVPAGAEGLVMIPMLLAERGPLWDPTLRGSFLGVRHHHGRRHFARATMEGVALQHSAIADSLAEFGPLSSVRATGGVFRSPLWGTVLAGVLDLPLFVTSAAGGSALGAAALGALALDRAADLKSALLLMDPHAMDAREADMVQVDPQDVLTYRAMRADIEELLAEQSRIAKLFRRRE, from the coding sequence ATGACCGGGCGGGTGCCTGCAACGGGGCAGGCCGACCTGATCATCGGGCTCGACGTCGGGACGACAGCGGCGAAGGCGACCGCGTTCCGCGTGGGCGGTAGCGGTGAGATCGTGGCGTTGGCCGTGGCCGAATATCCGCTCATGCAGCCGCGGCCCGGTCAGCAGACCCAGGACCCCGAGACGGTCGTGGCCGCCTGCCAGGGCGCGCTGCGCAGGGTGGTGGCGGAGGTCGGAGCCGAACGCGTACTCGCCATCGCCTGCTCCACGGCGATGCACGCCCTGGTGGGGCTCGATGCGGACTACCGGCCCCTGACCCCTCTGATCACCTGGGCGGACGCCCGGGCCACCGACCAGGCGCGCAACCTCATCCTGACGGGGCAGGCGCGGGAGTTGCACCAGCGATCGGGTACGCCCGTGCACCCCATGTCGCCGCTGGTGAAACTGATGTGGTTCGCCGACAACGAGTCGCAGCTGTGCCGGCGGGTGCGCTGGTGGGTCGACCTCAAGGGGTGGCTGCTGTGCCACCTCACGGGCGAGGTCGTGATGGACCTCTCGTCGGCTTCGGGCACCGGCCTGCTCGACCTCACCACGCGGGACTGGTGGCCCGCGACGCTCGACCTGGCCGGAGTCGCGCCGGAACAGGCGCCACCGGTCGTGTCGACCACGCTGGTGATGTCGCTCGCCGCTGCGCCTGCCCGAGCGGTCGGACTGCCGACGGGGCTCCCGGTCATCAGTGGAGCCGGGGACGGGCCGCTGGGCAACCTCGGCACCGGCGCACTCGAACCCGGTGTCGGCGGCCTGTCGCTCGGCACCAGCGGATCGCTGCGCACCGTCGTCGATGAACCCGATATCGATCCCGACGGCCGGCTGTTCTGTTATGCGCTGACCGAGGACGCCTGGGTGGTGGGCGGCGCCATCAGCAACGGCGGCATCGTCGCGCGCTGGACGCTCAACCTGCTCGGCATCGCCGAGGACGAGGAGTTGGCCCAGCTCGCCGCCCGCGTACCCGCCGGTGCCGAGGGCCTCGTCATGATCCCCATGTTGCTCGCCGAACGCGGCCCCCTGTGGGATCCGACGTTGCGCGGGTCGTTCCTGGGCGTACGCCATCACCACGGCCGGCGGCACTTCGCCCGCGCGACGATGGAGGGCGTGGCCCTGCAGCACTCGGCGATCGCGGACTCGCTCGCGGAGTTCGGCCCCTTGTCGAGTGTGCGGGCGACCGGCGGGGTGTTCCGGTCGCCGTTGTGGGGCACGGTCCTGGCGGGGGTCCTCGACCTGCCGCTGTTCGTCACGTCGGCTGCGGGCGGGTCTGCCCTGGGGGCCGCGGCGCTGGGCGCGCTGGCGCTCGACCGGGCAGCCGACCTGAAGTCCGCGCTCCTGCTCATGGACCCCCATGCCATGGATGCCCGTGAGGCCGACATGGTGCAAGTGGACCCACAAGATGTGCTGACCTATCGAGCCATGCGCGCCGACATCGAGGAGTTGCTCGCCGAGCAGTCCCGCATAGCCAAGCTGTTCCGGCGGCGGGAGTGA
- a CDS encoding lactate racemase domain-containing protein, whose protein sequence is MSNGTPLTCETIGGPHQQVSADQLDDLLTRKLAEVDLAGKKVTLVIPDGTRSCPLPLLLQALHRHLIDVAGELTAVIALGTHSYMEPDEIARMVGAVGSSHEPEAQIRATYPGMTIVNHEWADPDMLVHVGTIPAARIAELSDGRLDMDAPIVINRHVVESDYAIVVGPVFPHEVVGISGGNKYFIPGVASQEFIDMTHWVGALITSYEIIGTTGITPVRAMINEGAALIPATRLALCLVVESGTGAIEAAAFGTAEDAWAATAAIAAETHVEYVEEPFQRVISCMPTRYEDIWTAAKGFYKLEPAVADGGEVVIYAPHVTEVSETHHEIYDIGYHCRDYFVKQWDDFKDVHWGVLAHSTHLRGQGTYDAETGEEKLRVRVTLATQIPREVCESINVGYLDPDTVDLEALGKEPGTVVIPNAGEILYRVR, encoded by the coding sequence ATGTCCAACGGCACACCCCTTACGTGCGAGACCATCGGCGGCCCCCATCAGCAGGTTTCGGCCGATCAGCTCGACGATCTGCTCACCCGCAAGCTGGCGGAGGTCGACCTCGCCGGCAAGAAGGTGACCCTGGTCATCCCGGACGGCACGCGCAGCTGTCCGTTGCCGTTGTTGCTGCAGGCGTTGCATCGGCACCTGATCGACGTGGCCGGGGAACTCACCGCCGTGATCGCCCTCGGCACCCACAGCTATATGGAGCCCGACGAGATCGCCCGCATGGTCGGCGCGGTCGGCTCGAGCCATGAGCCCGAAGCGCAGATCCGGGCGACCTATCCCGGAATGACGATCGTCAACCACGAGTGGGCCGATCCCGACATGCTCGTGCACGTGGGCACGATCCCCGCCGCGCGCATCGCAGAGCTCTCGGACGGCCGGCTCGACATGGATGCGCCCATCGTCATCAACCGCCACGTCGTCGAATCCGACTATGCGATCGTCGTCGGGCCGGTGTTCCCGCACGAGGTCGTGGGCATCTCGGGCGGCAACAAGTACTTCATCCCGGGCGTCGCGTCCCAGGAGTTCATCGACATGACCCACTGGGTGGGGGCGCTGATCACCAGCTACGAGATCATCGGCACCACGGGCATCACGCCGGTCCGCGCCATGATCAACGAGGGCGCCGCGCTCATTCCCGCGACGCGGCTCGCGCTGTGTCTGGTCGTCGAATCGGGGACGGGCGCGATCGAGGCCGCCGCGTTCGGCACCGCCGAGGACGCCTGGGCCGCGACCGCCGCCATCGCCGCCGAGACCCATGTGGAATATGTGGAAGAGCCCTTCCAGCGGGTCATCTCGTGCATGCCGACCCGCTATGAGGACATCTGGACCGCGGCCAAGGGGTTCTACAAGCTCGAACCCGCAGTGGCCGACGGCGGCGAGGTCGTCATCTATGCCCCACATGTCACCGAGGTGTCCGAGACCCACCACGAGATCTATGACATCGGCTATCACTGCCGCGACTATTTCGTGAAGCAGTGGGATGACTTCAAAGACGTCCACTGGGGCGTACTCGCCCACTCCACCCATCTCCGCGGCCAGGGCACCTATGACGCCGAGACCGGGGAGGAGAAGCTGCGCGTGCGCGTGACGCTTGCGACCCAGATTCCGCGTGAGGTCTGTGAGTCGATCAACGTCGGCTATCTCGATCCCGACACGGTGGATCTCGAGGCGCTGGGGAAGGAGCCCGGCACGGTCGTCATCCCGAACGCGGGCGAGATCCTCTATCGCGTTCGCTGA
- a CDS encoding mannitol dehydrogenase family protein: MSAPLSRADARPAAPIRLLHLGMGNFHRAHQAWYTEHSADADQWGYAEFSGADTPMVDDLNEQGGAYTLLVRGADGDRPEVIGAITSAHQASDQEAWLGYWESPGLAVVTITVTEFGYCRADDGGLDFDNPAVAADLATLQTDPRGLVVSAPGRLLAGILARVAAGQGPVAVFSCDNLPDNGKVARRVVGDLAARLGPEAVAAVEAQSWVTSMVDRITPRATDVEIAAVAELTDRVDRVPIVTEPFSEWVIAGDFPAGRPEWPGATFVDEVEPFEQRKLWLLNGSHSLMAYAASARGHEAVSDAINDPVVRAWVEEWWDEAVRHLTLDADHLAAYRAALAERFANPNIRHLLAQIAADGSQKVPVRILPTLRAELAEGRSGRGAARVVAAWIRHLRGAGAPVVDGAGQRFVAAAEGPDVTTAVRGVLNELDPALATDEVVSLVDGLVGELARS; the protein is encoded by the coding sequence ATGTCCGCTCCGCTCTCGCGCGCCGATGCGCGCCCCGCTGCCCCGATCCGGCTGCTCCATCTCGGCATGGGCAATTTCCACCGGGCCCACCAGGCCTGGTACACCGAGCATTCCGCCGATGCGGACCAGTGGGGGTACGCCGAATTCTCGGGTGCGGACACGCCCATGGTGGATGACCTCAACGAGCAGGGCGGGGCCTACACGTTGCTGGTCCGGGGCGCCGACGGGGACCGTCCCGAGGTGATCGGCGCCATCACGAGCGCACACCAGGCGTCCGATCAGGAGGCCTGGCTCGGCTATTGGGAGTCACCCGGGCTCGCGGTCGTCACGATCACGGTCACCGAGTTCGGCTATTGCCGGGCCGACGACGGCGGACTGGATTTCGACAACCCGGCGGTCGCCGCCGATCTGGCCACGCTGCAGACGGATCCACGTGGACTCGTGGTGTCCGCACCGGGTCGGTTGCTCGCGGGCATCCTGGCGCGGGTCGCTGCCGGACAGGGACCGGTGGCGGTCTTCTCGTGCGACAACCTGCCCGACAACGGGAAAGTCGCCCGGCGCGTTGTCGGTGACTTGGCCGCGCGGCTGGGCCCGGAGGCGGTGGCCGCCGTCGAGGCCCAGTCGTGGGTCACCTCGATGGTGGACCGCATCACCCCGCGCGCGACCGACGTCGAGATTGCGGCCGTGGCGGAGCTGACCGACCGGGTGGACCGCGTGCCGATCGTGACCGAGCCATTCTCCGAATGGGTCATCGCCGGTGACTTCCCCGCCGGACGACCCGAATGGCCGGGGGCCACGTTCGTCGACGAGGTCGAGCCCTTCGAGCAGCGCAAGCTCTGGCTGCTGAACGGGTCCCACTCGCTGATGGCGTACGCCGCATCGGCGCGCGGTCACGAAGCCGTCTCGGACGCGATCAACGATCCCGTGGTGCGCGCGTGGGTGGAGGAATGGTGGGACGAGGCGGTACGCCACCTCACCCTCGACGCCGATCACCTCGCCGCCTATCGCGCTGCCCTGGCCGAACGTTTCGCCAACCCCAACATCCGGCACCTGCTCGCGCAGATCGCCGCCGATGGCTCCCAGAAGGTGCCGGTCCGGATCCTTCCGACCCTGCGGGCGGAGCTCGCCGAGGGGCGGTCGGGTCGCGGCGCCGCGCGCGTGGTGGCCGCGTGGATCCGGCACCTGCGCGGTGCGGGTGCGCCCGTCGTCGACGGGGCCGGCCAGCGCTTCGTCGCCGCCGCCGAGGGGCCCGACGTGACCACCGCGGTGCGGGGCGTACTCAATGAATTGGATCCAGCTCTGGCGACCGATGAGGTTGTGTCGTTGGTCGACGGGCTGGTGGGTGAGCTGGCCCGGTCATGA
- a CDS encoding VIT family protein — MPHSHHHPEPHAGSIGNLLNGLRAAVLGANDGIVSTAGLVVGVTAAAPGNTAAIMTAGVAGVLSGAVSMAVGEYVSVSTQRDTEKALIAKEQKELHHAPEAEFSELVGLYEGMGLTPETAHQVAKELTEHDALGTHLRVELGIDTEELTSPWQAAFASAIAFFGGAVLPVLAALLAPPDLRIGVTFAVVLVALALTGFTSAKLGGAPIGRAILRVVIGGAVAMIVTFVAGMLLGGRAA, encoded by the coding sequence GTGCCCCATTCACATCACCACCCCGAACCCCATGCCGGCAGCATCGGCAACCTGCTCAACGGCCTCCGCGCCGCCGTGCTCGGCGCCAACGACGGGATCGTGTCGACAGCGGGCCTCGTCGTCGGCGTCACCGCGGCGGCGCCGGGGAACACCGCGGCGATCATGACGGCGGGCGTGGCCGGCGTGCTGTCGGGCGCGGTGTCGATGGCCGTCGGCGAATATGTCTCCGTATCCACCCAGCGCGACACCGAGAAGGCCCTCATCGCCAAGGAACAGAAGGAGCTCCACCACGCCCCCGAGGCCGAGTTCTCCGAGCTGGTGGGGCTCTATGAGGGGATGGGGCTCACCCCCGAAACCGCCCACCAGGTCGCCAAGGAGCTCACCGAACACGACGCGCTCGGCACCCACCTGCGCGTCGAGCTCGGCATCGACACCGAAGAGCTCACCTCGCCCTGGCAGGCGGCATTCGCCTCCGCGATCGCGTTCTTCGGAGGCGCTGTCCTTCCGGTGCTCGCGGCGCTCCTGGCTCCCCCGGATCTCCGTATCGGCGTGACCTTCGCGGTGGTCCTGGTTGCCCTGGCCCTCACGGGGTTCACCAGTGCGAAGCTCGGCGGTGCCCCGATCGGCCGGGCGATCCTGCGCGTGGTCATCGGAGGCGCGGTCGCCATGATCGTGACGTTCGTCGCCGGGATGTTGCTCGGCGGGCGCGCCGCGTGA
- a CDS encoding GNAT family N-acetyltransferase, whose protein sequence is MIRTERLILRPWRATDREPFAAMNADPDVMRWFPYALDRAASDALAERISTHLDEHGWGLWALEVADTGEFAGFTGLAVPGFEADFTPAVEIGWRLPRWAWGRGYATEAARAGLAYAFGTLELDEVVSLTTTGNLLSRAVMERLGMTHDPADDFDHPMIERDHPMSRCVLYRLRRTDYEAQYAGG, encoded by the coding sequence GTGATCCGCACCGAACGTCTGATCCTGCGCCCCTGGAGGGCTACGGATCGTGAGCCGTTCGCCGCGATGAACGCCGACCCCGACGTCATGCGCTGGTTCCCCTATGCGCTCGACCGGGCCGCATCCGACGCCCTCGCGGAGCGCATCTCGACGCACCTCGATGAGCACGGCTGGGGCCTGTGGGCACTGGAGGTCGCCGACACCGGCGAGTTCGCCGGGTTCACCGGCCTGGCCGTGCCGGGGTTCGAGGCGGATTTCACGCCGGCCGTCGAGATCGGTTGGCGGCTGCCGCGGTGGGCCTGGGGTCGGGGGTACGCCACAGAGGCCGCCCGCGCCGGGCTGGCGTACGCGTTCGGAACACTGGAACTCGACGAGGTCGTCTCGCTCACGACCACCGGCAACCTTCTCTCACGCGCCGTGATGGAACGCCTCGGCATGACCCACGACCCGGCCGACGACTTCGACCATCCGATGATCGAGCGCGATCACCCCATGAGTCGCTGCGTGCTCTATCGGTTGCGGCGGACCGACTACGAGGCTCAGTACGCCGGTGGGTAG
- the uxaC gene encoding glucuronate isomerase, whose product MTERPLVVHPDRLFPAEPSTRAVARELYQSVADLPIISPHSHVPPEWIAEDIPFTDPTALLLTPDHYLLRLLHASGHDLSVFGRGRGPLSEAESRAAFRVFCENYHVYRGTPMRYWFEAQLADIFGVDVRPSAATADAIYDRIQAWIDSPASRPRALMESFDISVLATTDAPLDDLRHHQALLDEGYARRVVPTFRPDRFLEPGLPEWNDLVDQLGELSGCDVDTYAGYTAAMENRRAYFKERGAVSTDHSHIDLGTIVLSPAEAEKLYADARDDKLSPEECAVLRRAMVTEQARMACDDGLTMTLHPAVFRNHHAQTHERFGADVGADIPISVEATRALQPMLSAYGTHPNFKVVLFTMDETTFSRELAPLAGFYPSVYLGVPWWFLDSPDAIRRFRKSTEAAGFTRSSGFIDDTRAFCSIPARHDMSRRLDAAHLAELVVEHRLEVDEAADTLHALVAENPRTVFNLT is encoded by the coding sequence ATGACCGAACGCCCCCTCGTCGTCCATCCCGATCGACTCTTTCCGGCCGAGCCCTCGACCCGGGCCGTGGCGCGCGAGCTGTATCAGAGCGTCGCGGACCTGCCGATCATCTCGCCCCACAGCCACGTTCCGCCGGAGTGGATCGCCGAGGACATCCCGTTCACCGATCCCACCGCGCTCCTGCTGACGCCGGATCACTACCTGCTGCGGCTCCTGCACGCCAGCGGTCACGATCTCTCGGTGTTCGGCCGCGGTCGTGGGCCGCTGTCCGAGGCCGAATCGCGGGCCGCGTTCCGGGTGTTCTGCGAGAACTACCACGTCTATCGCGGTACGCCGATGCGGTACTGGTTCGAGGCCCAGCTCGCCGACATCTTCGGTGTCGACGTGCGGCCGTCGGCCGCGACGGCCGATGCGATCTATGACCGGATCCAGGCCTGGATCGATTCGCCCGCGTCCCGCCCGCGTGCCCTGATGGAGTCGTTCGACATCTCCGTGCTGGCCACGACCGATGCGCCGCTCGATGACCTGCGGCATCACCAGGCGCTGCTCGACGAGGGGTACGCCCGCCGGGTCGTCCCGACGTTCCGTCCGGACCGCTTCCTCGAACCCGGCCTGCCCGAGTGGAACGACCTGGTCGACCAGCTCGGCGAGCTGTCCGGGTGCGATGTCGACACGTACGCCGGCTACACCGCCGCGATGGAGAACCGCCGGGCGTACTTCAAGGAGCGGGGCGCCGTCTCCACCGACCACTCGCACATCGACCTGGGCACGATCGTGCTGAGCCCGGCCGAGGCCGAGAAGCTGTACGCCGACGCCCGCGACGACAAGCTGAGCCCGGAGGAATGCGCGGTCCTGCGCCGGGCCATGGTGACCGAGCAGGCACGCATGGCCTGCGATGACGGCCTCACCATGACCCTCCACCCGGCGGTGTTCCGGAACCATCACGCGCAGACCCATGAGCGGTTCGGTGCCGACGTCGGGGCCGATATCCCGATCTCGGTCGAGGCCACGCGGGCGCTGCAGCCGATGCTGTCGGCGTACGGGACGCATCCCAACTTCAAGGTCGTCCTCTTCACGATGGACGAGACCACGTTCAGCCGTGAGCTCGCGCCGCTGGCGGGGTTCTATCCGTCGGTGTATCTGGGCGTGCCGTGGTGGTTCCTCGATTCGCCCGACGCGATCCGCCGGTTCCGCAAGTCGACCGAGGCCGCGGGATTCACGCGCAGCTCCGGGTTCATCGACGACACCCGCGCGTTCTGCTCGATCCCGGCGCGCCATGACATGTCCCGTCGCCTCGACGCCGCACACCTGGCCGAGCTCGTCGTGGAGCACCGGCTCGAGGTCGATGAGGCGGCCGATACGCTCCATGCGCTGGTCGCGGAGAATCCCCGCACCGTCTTCAACCTCACCTGA
- a CDS encoding serine hydrolase, with product MSRTPLALIALVALLTLAALWWGTPRPPHVSDDTAGDATLAAQLREHTRASGHQSVAAAVITADSITHAAIGEATPGSSTPIQPADPIELGSITKTFNGFLLADAITRGEVGADDPVSTHLPELADSPIGAVTLTELATHRGGVPPLPPSVTLPSIGHAFTGSNPYAGATEEEVLAEVRTLELLDGRGEVQYSNLGASLLGWALANAAGAPDWDAHVHERLLDPLGIDATFATGPADIPPGTVPGYTSNGFHPEAWTSPAYRPAGSSTYISPAATAAYAQAILTDRVPGAEAMDPRFDAGSGQRIGLAWFTREHAGRTLTWHNGGTAGFRTMLAIDREAGRAVFTVSNTDAAVDDLAFTLLTGEDQGSGGLPVWLLALIPGVATLMVAGAWWNALRGRDRVALLSGIGGAVFAVALARILGDWATVGAWVWIVLTIATAGATAVAIRRWPQLPWHPKRFRVLRWINAGISLGLAVAALVFIRI from the coding sequence ATGAGCCGCACCCCCCTCGCCCTCATCGCTCTTGTCGCCCTCCTCACGCTGGCCGCACTCTGGTGGGGCACACCCCGCCCTCCGCACGTCTCCGATGACACCGCCGGTGACGCCACTCTCGCGGCCCAACTCCGGGAACACACCCGAGCCTCGGGCCACCAGTCCGTCGCCGCAGCGGTGATCACCGCCGACTCGATCACCCACGCCGCGATCGGCGAAGCCACTCCCGGTTCATCCACCCCGATCCAGCCCGCCGACCCGATCGAACTGGGATCGATCACCAAGACCTTCAACGGCTTCCTGCTCGCCGATGCGATCACCCGTGGCGAGGTCGGGGCGGACGATCCGGTGTCCACCCACCTCCCCGAGCTCGCGGACAGCCCCATCGGCGCAGTCACCCTCACCGAGCTGGCGACGCACCGCGGCGGCGTACCCCCACTCCCTCCCAGCGTCACCCTCCCTTCGATCGGCCACGCGTTCACGGGCTCGAATCCGTACGCCGGCGCCACCGAAGAAGAGGTCCTCGCCGAGGTGCGCACCCTGGAGCTGCTGGATGGCAGGGGTGAGGTGCAGTACTCGAACCTCGGCGCCTCCCTGCTCGGCTGGGCCCTCGCGAACGCGGCCGGCGCACCCGACTGGGACGCCCACGTCCACGAGCGCCTGCTCGATCCCCTCGGCATCGACGCCACGTTCGCCACCGGGCCCGCCGACATCCCGCCCGGCACCGTCCCCGGCTACACGTCCAACGGCTTCCACCCGGAGGCCTGGACCAGTCCGGCCTATCGCCCGGCGGGCTCGTCGACGTACATCTCCCCTGCCGCCACCGCGGCGTACGCCCAGGCCATCCTCACCGACCGCGTCCCTGGAGCCGAGGCCATGGATCCGCGCTTCGACGCGGGATCCGGGCAGCGGATCGGCCTGGCCTGGTTCACGCGCGAGCACGCCGGCCGCACCCTGACGTGGCACAACGGCGGCACCGCCGGGTTCCGGACCATGCTCGCGATCGACCGGGAGGCCGGGCGGGCCGTGTTCACGGTCAGCAACACCGACGCGGCGGTCGACGACCTCGCCTTCACGCTGCTCACCGGCGAGGATCAGGGGTCCGGCGGCCTGCCCGTCTGGCTGCTCGCCCTCATCCCGGGAGTCGCGACACTGATGGTGGCCGGTGCCTGGTGGAATGCGCTGCGCGGCCGGGATCGCGTGGCGCTGCTCTCCGGGATCGGCGGCGCGGTCTTCGCCGTCGCCCTCGCCCGGATCCTCGGCGACTGGGCCACGGTCGGCGCCTGGGTGTGGATCGTCCTCACCATCGCCACCGCGGGAGCCACCGCCGTCGCGATCCGCCGCTGGCCCCAGCTCCCCTGGCATCCGAAACGCTTCCGCGTCCTGCGGTGGATCAACGCCGGCATCAGTCTCGGCCTGGCCGTGGCCGCGCTCGTCTTCATTCGTATCTGA
- a CDS encoding LacI family DNA-binding transcriptional regulator produces MSNDAERGPGLGPRSVTIYDVAAAAGVSPSTVSRVFSRPGRVSARMAKHVREVADKLGYHTEIAEPLPPRRDNHLIALAVSDITNPAYFGVIRGAEAAASERGHSLLLLDTQENPEREREQLERVLPIASGVVIASPRIPDHQLRMLAKQVPVVLINRVATGLAGVVPDNGRGVRRAVEHLASFGHTRIGYLAGPEASWTDGLRWRSMREAAMELSLTVVRINTQAPTVTGGRAAVQDVLNSRATAVVAYNDLIAIGLMGALEAIGVLVPNRISIIGFDNTMPAGLVTPALTTVGAPMLQLGGIAVSNVMAMAAGARWQHDGALVVPMRLVVRDSTGPLPRP; encoded by the coding sequence GTGAGCAACGATGCTGAACGGGGACCCGGCCTCGGCCCGAGATCGGTGACGATCTATGACGTGGCCGCCGCGGCCGGGGTGAGTCCGAGCACGGTCAGCCGGGTGTTCTCCCGTCCGGGTCGCGTGAGCGCCCGCATGGCCAAGCATGTGCGAGAGGTGGCCGACAAGCTCGGCTATCACACCGAAATCGCCGAACCGCTCCCTCCCCGCCGCGACAACCACCTGATCGCTCTCGCTGTTTCGGACATCACCAACCCCGCCTATTTCGGGGTCATCCGCGGCGCCGAGGCCGCCGCTTCCGAACGCGGTCACTCGCTGCTCCTCCTCGACACCCAGGAAAACCCCGAGCGGGAGCGGGAGCAGCTCGAGCGCGTCCTCCCCATCGCGTCCGGGGTGGTGATCGCGAGCCCACGCATCCCGGATCACCAGCTCCGCATGTTGGCCAAGCAGGTGCCCGTCGTGCTGATCAACCGGGTAGCGACCGGCTTGGCGGGGGTGGTGCCGGACAACGGACGAGGGGTACGCCGGGCCGTCGAGCACCTTGCCTCGTTCGGTCACACTCGCATCGGCTATCTCGCCGGCCCCGAAGCCTCCTGGACCGATGGGCTCCGCTGGCGCTCGATGAGGGAAGCGGCCATGGAGCTGTCGCTCACGGTGGTGCGGATCAACACCCAGGCGCCGACCGTGACGGGCGGCCGGGCGGCCGTGCAGGACGTCCTCAACTCCCGGGCGACCGCGGTCGTGGCCTACAACGACCTCATCGCCATCGGGCTCATGGGCGCGCTCGAGGCGATCGGAGTGCTCGTGCCCAACCGGATCAGCATCATCGGGTTCGACAACACCATGCCGGCCGGGCTCGTCACACCGGCACTCACCACCGTCGGCGCCCCCATGCTCCAGCTCGGCGGCATCGCCGTCTCGAACGTGATGGCCATGGCCGCCGGCGCCCGTTGGCAGCACGACGGCGCCCTGGTTGTGCCCATGCGCCTCGTGGTGCGCGACTCGACGGGCCCGCTCCCGCGCCCCTGA